A single region of the Pontibacter kalidii genome encodes:
- a CDS encoding GNAT family N-acetyltransferase — protein sequence MVEVVKYSAKYKPAWDAFVAGSKNGTFLLLRDYMEYHADRFADHSLLFYHKGKLVALLPANVAGRQVQSHGGLSYGGLITDKRMKATLMLEVVQVLKSYFQELGFRSVLYKVIPHIYHQLPAEEDLYALFRHEAILYRRDLNSAIAIGGAAGYSKDRRWRLSQGKRARLKIGQSEKYAAFFELERKLLQEKYNTVPAHTADEMELLASRFPKNIRLYTATDRGELLAGVLVYETPTVVHSQYIATSERGRDLHALDVLLDWLLTEVYPHKSYFSFGISTEQQGQFLNEGLVRNKESYGARTIVHDFYELRLGE from the coding sequence ATGGTGGAAGTAGTAAAGTATAGCGCAAAGTATAAACCGGCTTGGGATGCGTTTGTGGCAGGCTCTAAAAACGGCACCTTTCTGCTGCTGCGCGATTATATGGAGTACCACGCCGATAGGTTTGCGGACCACTCGCTGCTGTTTTACCACAAGGGCAAGTTGGTGGCGCTGCTGCCGGCCAATGTGGCGGGGCGGCAGGTGCAGAGCCACGGCGGCCTGAGCTACGGCGGGCTTATAACAGACAAGCGCATGAAGGCCACGCTGATGCTGGAGGTGGTGCAGGTCCTGAAGTCATACTTCCAGGAACTGGGTTTCAGAAGTGTCCTCTACAAGGTTATTCCGCACATCTACCACCAACTACCCGCCGAGGAAGACCTGTACGCCCTGTTTAGACACGAAGCTATACTTTACCGCCGCGATTTGAACTCTGCAATAGCCATTGGGGGCGCTGCAGGGTATAGCAAAGACAGACGGTGGCGCTTATCGCAGGGGAAAAGAGCTCGCTTAAAGATAGGCCAGTCGGAAAAGTATGCAGCGTTTTTTGAGCTGGAGCGAAAGCTGTTGCAAGAGAAGTATAACACCGTGCCCGCCCACACCGCGGATGAGATGGAACTGCTTGCCTCCCGCTTCCCGAAGAACATCAGGCTTTACACTGCCACTGATAGGGGTGAGTTGCTGGCCGGCGTGCTGGTGTATGAAACGCCCACGGTAGTGCACTCACAGTATATTGCCACCTCAGAGCGGGGCCGTGACCTGCACGCGCTGGATGTGCTGCTGGATTGGCTGCTAACGGAAGTATACCCGCACAAGTCCTACTTCAGCTTCGGGATTTCCACCGAGCAGCAGGGGCAGTTCCTGAACGAGGGGCTGGTCCGCAACAAGGAAAGTTACGGCGCCCGCACCATCGTGCACGACTTTTATGAGCTGAGGCTGGGGGAGTAA
- a CDS encoding Na+/H+ antiporter NhaC family protein has translation MKLYRPLLSLLLLVLLSVQVSAQDLVSKEEIEELQLQAINDTAFTLRTVSEAGNLMKYTGVLPLRINGELQDKEFMEGETTFSLPERADLVQVSANMGTHTIARLYQLDVEEQRGVREFPMWLSILPPLIAIVLALIFREVLLALFAGIWVGGFVIYGLSFKSIFTGLLAVGDTFLMTALTDSDHVSVIIFSMLIGGMVAIISKNGGMAGVVKLLSRYARSAKSSQLVTWVLGVAIFFDDYANTLIVGNTMRPVTDKHRISREKLAYIVDSTAAPVAAIAFVTTWIGAELGYIKDAAAKLGIEEGAYSLFFHSLEYAYYPVLTLVFILMLILMNRDYGLMHKAEVRARTTGAVSAARLDEAGQEKQQQEMAEFEPIDDTRTRAINALLPVLTVIGGTIIGLLYTGYSPEIWADPGTGFFRKLSATIGDSNSYVALIWASLGGVIVAIALTLSQRIMSMTATMESLVVGFKTMLPAILILVLAWSLAAVTQELYTAEYLTSLLSGNVSPYFLPEITFFLAAAIAFSTGSSWGTMAILYPLMMPAAWYVCQQQGFTMEETMPIMYNVISVVLAGAVFGDHCSPISDTTILSSLASGCNHIDHVKTQLPYAVTVALVANIVCTNLSAFGVHWALVYVIGAVTLWGLIKLIGKKNEVKVVPAAEMV, from the coding sequence ATGAAGCTTTACAGACCCCTCCTGAGCCTCTTGCTGCTCGTGCTGCTATCGGTGCAGGTATCGGCGCAAGACCTGGTTTCCAAAGAAGAAATAGAAGAACTGCAGCTACAGGCCATCAATGACACCGCTTTCACCCTGCGCACCGTTTCCGAGGCCGGCAACCTGATGAAGTATACCGGCGTGCTGCCGCTGCGCATCAACGGGGAGCTGCAGGACAAGGAGTTTATGGAGGGCGAAACAACATTCTCGTTGCCTGAACGGGCCGATCTGGTGCAGGTGAGCGCCAACATGGGCACCCATACCATCGCCCGGCTTTACCAGCTGGATGTGGAGGAGCAGCGTGGCGTGCGGGAGTTCCCGATGTGGCTTTCCATCCTTCCGCCGCTCATTGCCATCGTGCTGGCGCTTATCTTCCGCGAGGTGCTCCTGGCGCTGTTCGCCGGCATCTGGGTGGGCGGCTTTGTCATCTATGGGTTGTCCTTCAAATCGATATTCACAGGCTTGCTGGCCGTAGGCGATACTTTCCTGATGACAGCCCTCACCGACAGTGACCATGTCTCCGTTATTATCTTTTCGATGCTGATCGGAGGCATGGTGGCCATTATCTCCAAGAACGGCGGCATGGCCGGCGTGGTAAAACTACTCTCGCGCTACGCCCGGTCTGCCAAAAGCTCGCAGTTGGTAACCTGGGTATTGGGTGTCGCTATTTTCTTCGATGATTACGCCAATACCCTGATTGTGGGCAACACCATGCGCCCCGTGACCGACAAACACCGCATCTCCCGGGAGAAGCTGGCCTACATCGTGGACAGCACCGCGGCCCCCGTGGCGGCCATTGCCTTCGTTACCACCTGGATTGGCGCCGAGCTGGGCTATATTAAAGACGCGGCCGCCAAGCTCGGCATTGAGGAGGGGGCCTACTCATTGTTTTTCCACTCCCTGGAGTACGCCTATTACCCGGTGCTGACGCTGGTGTTTATACTGATGCTGATTCTGATGAACCGCGATTACGGCTTGATGCACAAAGCCGAAGTGAGGGCGCGCACTACCGGAGCCGTGTCCGCCGCCCGTCTGGACGAGGCGGGGCAGGAGAAACAGCAGCAGGAAATGGCCGAGTTCGAGCCGATCGATGATACGCGTACCCGTGCGATCAATGCCTTGCTGCCCGTGCTTACCGTCATCGGGGGTACCATCATCGGCCTGCTTTATACCGGCTACAGCCCCGAAATCTGGGCCGACCCCGGCACGGGCTTCTTCCGTAAGCTCTCCGCCACCATCGGCGATTCTAACTCTTACGTTGCCCTGATCTGGGCCTCACTGGGAGGTGTGATCGTAGCGATAGCATTAACATTGAGCCAGCGCATCATGAGCATGACAGCCACGATGGAGTCGCTGGTGGTGGGTTTTAAAACGATGCTGCCCGCCATACTGATTCTGGTGCTGGCCTGGTCGCTGGCGGCCGTGACGCAGGAGCTTTACACCGCCGAGTACCTCACGTCGCTGCTCTCGGGCAATGTATCGCCCTACTTCCTGCCGGAGATCACGTTCTTCCTGGCGGCTGCCATCGCCTTCTCCACCGGTTCCAGTTGGGGCACCATGGCCATCCTTTACCCGCTCATGATGCCAGCGGCCTGGTACGTGTGCCAGCAGCAGGGCTTTACCATGGAGGAAACCATGCCGATCATGTATAACGTGATATCGGTGGTGCTGGCAGGCGCTGTTTTCGGCGACCACTGCTCCCCTATCTCCGACACCACCATCCTGAGCTCGCTTGCCTCCGGCTGTAACCACATAGACCACGTGAAAACGCAGCTGCCCTACGCTGTTACCGTGGCGCTGGTCGCCAACATCGTTTGCACCAACCTCTCTGCCTTCGGCGTGCACTGGGCGCTGGTATACGTCATCGGGGCCGTTACACTCTGGGGCCTGATCAAGCTTATCGGCAAGAAAAACGAGGTAAAAGTGGTGCCTGCCGCAGAAATGGTTTAG
- a CDS encoding DMT family transporter, with the protein MTILALIWGTSFILIKKGLVVFSSDEVGALRMVIACAVLLPFAIRNLRKVEPSRWKFLLGTGLLGNFFPAFLFAIAETRLASGLAGVLNSLTALFTLLAGAILFGQSITWLRMLGIIIGIAGTAILIFTGNGNAELDNMYYGLYIVLATIFYGISANIIKHRLHGMKAIAISSLALLTVGPVALVYLLTTDFVYKLQHVPGAWEALLYIALLAVFSTAIALILFNKLIHISTTLFASSTTYLIPVVALMWGVLDGEAIHLWHYAGMVVILLGVFIVNRAR; encoded by the coding sequence GTGACCATACTTGCCCTTATCTGGGGCACCTCGTTTATACTGATCAAAAAAGGGCTGGTAGTTTTCTCCTCTGATGAGGTGGGTGCCCTGCGGATGGTGATCGCCTGCGCCGTGCTGCTGCCGTTCGCTATCAGGAACCTGCGCAAAGTGGAGCCCAGCCGCTGGAAATTCCTGCTGGGTACCGGTTTGCTGGGCAACTTCTTTCCGGCTTTCCTGTTTGCCATCGCCGAAACGCGCCTGGCCAGCGGACTGGCAGGCGTGCTGAACTCGCTTACGGCCCTCTTCACGCTACTGGCAGGAGCCATCCTTTTCGGCCAGTCCATCACTTGGCTGCGCATGCTCGGCATCATCATCGGTATTGCGGGCACGGCTATCCTTATCTTCACCGGCAACGGCAACGCCGAACTCGACAACATGTACTATGGTCTGTACATCGTGCTGGCCACCATCTTCTACGGCATCAGCGCCAATATCATCAAGCACCGCCTACACGGCATGAAAGCCATCGCCATTTCCAGCCTGGCCTTGCTTACGGTGGGACCGGTGGCGCTGGTATACCTGCTCACCACTGATTTTGTATATAAGCTGCAGCATGTGCCGGGAGCCTGGGAGGCGCTGCTGTACATCGCCCTACTGGCTGTGTTCAGCACTGCCATCGCGCTTATACTTTTCAACAAACTCATCCACATCTCCACCACCCTCTTCGCCAGTTCCACTACCTACCTTATACCTGTCGTGGCCCTGATGTGGGGCGTGCTCGATGGCGAAGCCATTCACCTGTGGCATTACGCAGGCATGGTGGTGATTCTGCTGGGCGTCTTTATCGTGAACCGGGCCAGGTAG
- the dusB gene encoding tRNA dihydrouridine synthase DusB encodes MVKIANIELGEFPLLLAPMEDVSDPPFRKVCKANGADLMYTEFISSEGLIRDAAKSVQKLDIFDYERPIGIQIFGSDIESMREAAIVSAQAGPDLIDINYGCPVKNVACKGAGAALLRDVPKMVKMTEEIVKATNLPVTVKTRLGWDEDTKYIVETAERLQDIGIKALSIHGRTRVQMYKGEADWSLIAEVKNNPRMHIPIFGNGDIDSPQKALEYRNKYGVDGIMIGRASIGYPWIFNEIKHYMNTGELLAGPTLEERVEVCRQHFTHSLEWKGDKLGIFEMRRHYTNYFRGLPHFKPLRMKLVQSEDIQEIYDTLDEIAQTMSYVEV; translated from the coding sequence TTGGTAAAGATTGCTAACATAGAGCTAGGGGAGTTTCCGTTGCTGCTGGCACCGATGGAGGACGTAAGTGATCCGCCGTTCCGCAAAGTATGCAAAGCCAACGGTGCCGACCTGATGTACACAGAGTTTATCTCCTCTGAGGGTTTGATACGTGATGCCGCCAAAAGTGTGCAAAAACTCGACATTTTTGACTACGAACGCCCTATCGGCATCCAGATCTTCGGGTCTGATATTGAGTCGATGCGCGAGGCGGCCATCGTGTCGGCACAGGCCGGTCCGGACCTAATCGACATCAACTATGGCTGCCCTGTAAAGAACGTGGCCTGCAAGGGCGCAGGTGCCGCTTTGCTGCGCGATGTACCCAAGATGGTGAAGATGACCGAGGAGATCGTGAAGGCGACCAACCTGCCGGTTACCGTAAAAACCCGCCTCGGCTGGGACGAGGATACCAAGTATATCGTGGAGACGGCGGAAAGGCTGCAGGACATCGGCATAAAAGCTCTGAGCATACACGGCCGCACGCGCGTGCAGATGTACAAGGGCGAGGCCGACTGGAGCCTGATCGCGGAGGTGAAGAACAACCCGCGCATGCACATCCCCATCTTCGGAAACGGCGATATCGATTCCCCGCAAAAGGCCCTGGAGTACCGCAACAAGTATGGTGTGGATGGCATCATGATCGGCCGCGCCAGCATCGGCTACCCTTGGATCTTCAACGAGATCAAACACTACATGAATACAGGCGAGTTGTTAGCCGGGCCAACACTGGAGGAGCGTGTGGAGGTATGCCGCCAGCACTTTACGCATTCGCTGGAATGGAAAGGCGACAAACTGGGCATCTTTGAAATGCGCCGCCACTATACTAATTACTTCCGTGGCCTGCCGCACTTCAAGCCGCTGCGCATGAAGCTGGTGCAGTCCGAGGACATCCAGGAAATCTACGACACGCTGGATGAGATCGCCCAGACCATGAGCTATGTGGAAGTTTAG
- a CDS encoding CPBP family intramembrane glutamic endopeptidase, producing the protein MKGFISKDLHPSWVLLLLIVYMAGGYFVAMFVVGILSNWIFGISFIELAGVATNPADHPQGPQVMLLLQGVLQFFAFIVAPLFLLLSLHYRLGDYLNQKLPSPWLLVLLSGLLVIAIMPANSVIINWNANMNFPDFMRPFEEWARAQEEQLAELTKLITRFNSVPELLIGLVVFALIPAVGEELVFRGIAQQQIHRWSGNIHVAIWITGIIFAAIHVQFFGFLPRAILGALFGYLYFWSGRILVPIVAHFANNGFTVFLLYLQQTRAIDADIESTEAMPWYSIALSVLISAAILYFLYQAYGRVPQRRQRVAEAAAAEGQL; encoded by the coding sequence ATGAAAGGTTTCATCTCGAAGGATCTGCACCCAAGTTGGGTATTGTTACTGCTAATAGTATACATGGCAGGCGGCTATTTCGTGGCCATGTTTGTGGTGGGCATACTGTCGAACTGGATCTTCGGGATCAGCTTTATTGAACTGGCTGGCGTGGCCACCAACCCGGCCGACCACCCGCAGGGGCCGCAGGTGATGCTGCTGCTGCAGGGCGTGCTGCAGTTCTTCGCGTTCATCGTAGCGCCGCTGTTCCTGCTGCTCTCCCTCCACTACAGGCTTGGCGATTACCTGAACCAGAAACTGCCTTCCCCGTGGCTGCTCGTGCTGCTCAGCGGCCTGCTCGTTATTGCCATTATGCCTGCCAATTCGGTTATCATCAACTGGAACGCCAACATGAACTTCCCCGACTTTATGCGCCCCTTTGAGGAGTGGGCGCGGGCGCAGGAGGAGCAACTGGCCGAGCTCACCAAGCTGATCACCAGGTTTAACTCGGTGCCGGAGTTGCTGATTGGCCTGGTGGTGTTTGCCCTAATACCCGCCGTGGGGGAGGAGTTGGTTTTCCGGGGTATCGCGCAGCAACAGATTCACCGCTGGTCGGGCAACATCCATGTGGCTATATGGATTACGGGCATTATCTTCGCGGCCATCCATGTGCAGTTCTTTGGTTTTTTGCCGCGGGCCATACTTGGAGCCCTGTTCGGATATTTATACTTTTGGTCGGGCCGCATACTTGTGCCGATCGTGGCGCACTTTGCCAACAACGGCTTTACCGTTTTCCTGCTATACTTGCAGCAGACGCGCGCTATTGATGCCGACATAGAGAGCACCGAGGCCATGCCCTGGTATAGTATCGCGTTATCGGTGCTGATAAGTGCCGCTATTCTATACTTCCTGTACCAGGCCTACGGCCGTGTTCCGCAGCGCAGGCAGCGTGTGGCGGAGGCTGCAGCGGCAGAAGGCCAACTCTAA
- a CDS encoding phosphatidate cytidylyltransferase, giving the protein MSNKLSTLSNLNQRIIVGVLGAAVFVGGIWFSEWTYFLLFLGLTLLGVSEFYTLVGVQGMRPNKPLGLLLGGVFFTSMFLVQKEVMPPELLYLSLPLLFLVFIAEMYRKKPQPFTNIAFTITGAVYIAGPFGLLHLLGYLGEEYSWQPILGLMLLIWAADTGAYIFGKNFGKNKLFERISPGKTWEGWVGGTLLTVLVGYGLSYLFLDLEVYQWVGVAVIVGVIGVLGDLSESMLKRSLGVKDSGTLLPGHGGILDRFDSLLLVIPFVVAFLEIF; this is encoded by the coding sequence ATGAGTAATAAGCTATCAACCCTCAGTAACTTAAACCAACGGATCATAGTAGGGGTGCTGGGCGCCGCGGTGTTTGTGGGCGGTATCTGGTTTAGCGAATGGACGTACTTCCTGCTATTTCTGGGGCTCACGCTGTTGGGCGTTTCCGAGTTCTATACGTTGGTAGGGGTGCAAGGCATGCGGCCCAACAAGCCGCTGGGGCTGCTGTTGGGCGGGGTATTCTTCACCTCCATGTTCCTGGTGCAGAAGGAGGTGATGCCGCCTGAACTGCTCTACCTCTCGCTGCCGCTGCTGTTCCTGGTCTTCATCGCCGAGATGTACCGCAAAAAACCGCAGCCCTTCACCAACATCGCCTTCACCATCACCGGTGCGGTATATATCGCCGGGCCGTTCGGGCTGCTGCACCTGCTAGGCTACCTCGGTGAGGAGTACAGCTGGCAACCTATACTTGGCCTCATGCTGCTGATCTGGGCCGCAGACACGGGCGCGTATATTTTTGGCAAGAACTTCGGCAAGAACAAGCTGTTTGAGCGCATCTCTCCCGGCAAGACCTGGGAAGGCTGGGTTGGCGGCACGCTCCTGACGGTGCTGGTGGGCTACGGCCTGTCGTACCTGTTCCTCGATCTGGAAGTATACCAGTGGGTGGGAGTGGCTGTGATTGTGGGCGTTATCGGCGTGCTGGGCGACCTTTCGGAGTCAATGCTGAAGCGCAGTTTAGGCGTGAAAGACTCGGGCACGTTGCTGCCCGGCCACGGCGGCATCCTCGACCGCTTCGACAGCCTGCTGCTGGTGATCCCGTTTGTGGTGGCTTTCCTCGAAATCTTCTAA
- a CDS encoding Glu/Leu/Phe/Val family dehydrogenase: MLYKEPAPIKDKENPFESMMSRFNIAAEVLGLDEEVYNVLKSPTRQVIVNIPVTMDDGKVRVFEGYRVIHSTILGPSKGGVRYAPDVFLDEVKALAAWMTWKCAVVDIPYGGAKGGIICDPFSMSAGEMERLTRAYTSSLQDIFGPDRDIPAPDMGTGPREMAWMMDEYSKTKGSTEHAVVTGKPLVLGGSLGRVEATGRGVMVSALAAMDKLGMDPSKSTAAVQGFGNVGAWAAKLMAERGVKILGVSDVSGAYWNDNGIDIEEAIEYKNAHNGRLEGYKGAELMDDAGELLTAKVDVLVPAAVEDVITIHNVDKIQARLIVEGANGPTSYKADNIINEKGIMVVPDILANSGGVTVSYFEWVQNRMGFKWTLDRVNERAERIMNEAFERVYAASQKYNVPMRIAAYIVAIDKVAMTYKYRGGF; this comes from the coding sequence ATGTTATACAAAGAGCCAGCTCCGATCAAGGATAAGGAAAACCCTTTTGAATCGATGATGTCGCGTTTCAATATCGCGGCGGAGGTGCTGGGGTTGGATGAGGAAGTATACAACGTGCTGAAGTCTCCAACACGTCAGGTAATCGTGAACATACCTGTTACGATGGACGATGGCAAGGTGCGTGTATTTGAAGGCTACCGCGTGATCCACTCCACCATTCTGGGCCCGTCCAAAGGAGGTGTGCGCTATGCGCCGGATGTGTTCCTGGACGAGGTGAAGGCCCTGGCGGCCTGGATGACCTGGAAGTGTGCCGTGGTGGACATTCCTTACGGTGGTGCCAAAGGCGGCATCATCTGCGATCCGTTCTCCATGTCTGCCGGTGAGATGGAGCGCTTGACAAGAGCCTATACCTCATCGTTGCAGGATATCTTCGGCCCCGACCGCGACATTCCTGCCCCGGACATGGGTACAGGTCCGCGCGAGATGGCCTGGATGATGGACGAATACTCCAAAACGAAAGGCTCTACGGAGCATGCCGTAGTGACCGGCAAGCCATTGGTGCTGGGCGGCTCCCTGGGGCGCGTGGAGGCCACCGGCCGCGGCGTAATGGTGTCGGCCCTGGCGGCCATGGATAAGTTGGGCATGGACCCGTCTAAATCTACTGCCGCGGTGCAGGGCTTTGGAAACGTGGGTGCCTGGGCTGCCAAACTCATGGCAGAGCGTGGCGTGAAGATCCTGGGCGTTAGCGACGTAAGCGGCGCCTACTGGAACGACAACGGCATCGATATTGAAGAAGCCATTGAGTATAAGAACGCGCACAACGGACGCCTGGAAGGCTACAAAGGAGCTGAATTGATGGATGACGCAGGCGAGTTGCTGACAGCCAAAGTGGACGTGCTGGTGCCCGCCGCCGTGGAGGACGTGATCACGATCCACAACGTAGACAAGATCCAGGCCCGCCTGATCGTGGAGGGAGCCAACGGCCCCACTTCCTACAAGGCCGACAACATCATCAACGAGAAAGGCATTATGGTGGTACCGGACATCCTGGCGAACTCAGGTGGCGTAACCGTATCTTACTTCGAGTGGGTGCAGAACCGCATGGGCTTTAAGTGGACGCTGGACCGCGTAAACGAGCGTGCCGAGCGTATCATGAACGAGGCCTTTGAGCGTGTTTATGCTGCTTCTCAGAAGTATAATGTGCCGATGCGCATCGCTGCCTACATCGTGGCCATCGATAAAGTAGCCATGACGTACAAGTACCGTGGCGGCTTCTAA
- a CDS encoding phosphatidylserine decarboxylase family protein, with product MKIHKEGRKILFFTLLTLVALNVLLYIFNAGNDTFNKIFSAVSAVLFLLILQFFRSPYRTLLLHEDLIIAPADGKVVVIEEVEEPEYFQDKRKQISIFMSPINVHITRNPVSGIVKYFKYHPGNYFVAWHPKSSTQNERTTVVVESTAGPEVLFRQIAGAMARRIVWYVNEGDEVSQGEEFGFIKFGSRVDIFVPLDTEIKAELGQKTKGGQTVIAQLKTPPPTLFG from the coding sequence ATGAAAATTCACAAGGAAGGACGGAAGATATTATTTTTTACATTACTCACACTTGTAGCGCTCAACGTGCTGCTCTACATTTTTAATGCCGGGAACGATACCTTTAACAAAATCTTCTCGGCTGTGTCGGCCGTTCTTTTCCTGCTGATCCTGCAGTTCTTCCGTAGCCCTTACCGCACGCTGCTGTTGCACGAAGACCTGATCATTGCCCCGGCCGACGGCAAGGTGGTGGTGATAGAGGAAGTGGAGGAGCCGGAGTATTTCCAGGACAAGCGCAAGCAGATCTCCATTTTTATGTCGCCGATAAACGTGCACATCACGCGTAACCCGGTTTCCGGCATCGTAAAGTATTTCAAGTACCACCCGGGTAACTACTTTGTGGCCTGGCATCCGAAATCGAGCACGCAGAACGAGCGTACCACCGTGGTGGTGGAGTCGACCGCTGGCCCGGAGGTGCTTTTCCGGCAGATTGCCGGAGCCATGGCGCGCCGCATTGTGTGGTATGTAAACGAGGGCGATGAGGTTAGCCAGGGTGAGGAGTTCGGCTTCATCAAATTCGGCTCGCGCGTGGATATCTTCGTGCCGCTGGACACGGAAATCAAAGCCGAGCTAGGCCAGAAGACGAAGGGCGGCCAAACCGTCATTGCCCAGCTGAAAACGCCGCCACCAACGCTGTTCGGGTAA
- a CDS encoding GAF domain-containing protein: MAESLIIDTHLSKEEKYKALLPQIEALTTGETDLIANISNLVAALRQGMGFFWVGVYFNKEGQLVLGPFQGPIACTRIPYHKGVCGACYTQQRTILVPDVEAFPGHIACSSDSKSEIVLPAIKDGEVKLVLDVDSDKLNDFDEVDQQYLEQLMKLVESWY; encoded by the coding sequence ATGGCCGAATCCTTAATTATAGATACACACCTCAGCAAAGAAGAAAAGTATAAAGCGCTGCTCCCGCAGATAGAGGCTTTAACCACCGGCGAAACGGATTTGATTGCTAATATTTCTAATCTGGTGGCCGCGCTGCGCCAAGGCATGGGCTTCTTCTGGGTAGGCGTATACTTCAACAAAGAGGGGCAGCTGGTGCTGGGGCCGTTCCAGGGACCGATTGCCTGCACCCGCATCCCGTACCACAAGGGCGTTTGCGGCGCCTGCTACACGCAGCAAAGAACCATACTGGTTCCGGACGTGGAGGCTTTTCCAGGGCATATTGCCTGCAGCAGCGACTCTAAATCAGAAATTGTGTTGCCGGCTATAAAAGATGGCGAAGTGAAACTAGTGCTGGATGTGGACAGCGACAAACTCAACGACTTCGACGAGGTGGACCAGCAGTACCTGGAGCAGCTGATGAAGCTGGTGGAGAGCTGGTACTAG
- the ribD gene encoding bifunctional diaminohydroxyphosphoribosylaminopyrimidine deaminase/5-amino-6-(5-phosphoribosylamino)uracil reductase RibD: MSDERYMRRALELARLGSGYTSPNPMVGCVVVHKGQIIGEGWHKQYGGPHAEVNAIAAVEDKSLLPESKVYVTLEPCSHYGKTPPCADLLISHGVKDVVICNTDPNPLVAGRGIRKLLDTGAQVKVGVLEEEGLELNKRFFTFHTHQRPFILLKWAETADGFIAGANYRQQQISGKLAQRLVHKWRSEEQAILVGSRTALYDNPRLNTRLWHGPSPLRLVIDKNLLLPPHLHLFDGSQPTVVYTYRHQEDREHLYFVQLQEDELILPQIMQDLHRRNVLSVMVEGGTFLLESLLQANLWDEALVFKSLHKTLGEGIKAPGMAFGQLQSIQTLGPDQLLHYRR, translated from the coding sequence ATGTCTGACGAACGATACATGCGACGCGCCCTGGAGCTGGCCCGATTGGGCAGCGGCTACACCAGCCCTAACCCGATGGTAGGTTGCGTGGTGGTGCACAAAGGGCAGATCATCGGCGAGGGCTGGCATAAGCAGTATGGAGGCCCGCATGCCGAGGTAAATGCCATTGCGGCCGTGGAGGACAAAAGCCTACTTCCGGAGAGCAAGGTATACGTAACGCTGGAGCCCTGCTCGCACTACGGCAAAACACCTCCCTGCGCCGACCTGCTCATCAGCCATGGCGTGAAGGACGTGGTGATCTGCAACACGGACCCCAACCCGCTGGTGGCCGGGCGCGGCATCAGGAAGCTCCTCGATACCGGCGCCCAGGTAAAGGTGGGCGTACTGGAGGAGGAAGGGTTGGAGCTGAATAAGCGTTTCTTCACGTTTCATACTCATCAGCGGCCGTTTATACTTTTGAAGTGGGCTGAGACGGCAGACGGTTTCATTGCAGGAGCTAACTACCGGCAACAGCAGATCAGCGGGAAGCTGGCGCAGCGGCTGGTGCACAAGTGGCGCTCCGAAGAGCAGGCCATTCTGGTAGGCAGCCGCACCGCCCTCTACGATAATCCGCGCCTGAACACACGCTTATGGCACGGGCCAAGTCCACTGCGGCTGGTGATAGACAAAAACCTGCTGCTGCCGCCGCACCTGCACCTCTTCGATGGCAGCCAACCGACGGTGGTTTATACTTACAGGCATCAGGAGGATCGGGAGCATTTATACTTTGTGCAGCTGCAGGAGGACGAGCTTATACTTCCGCAGATCATGCAGGACCTGCACCGGCGCAACGTGCTGTCGGTGATGGTGGAAGGGGGCACCTTTTTGCTGGAGAGCCTGCTGCAGGCTAACCTTTGGGACGAGGCGCTGGTGTTCAAGAGCCTGCACAAAACGCTTGGAGAAGGTATAAAAGCGCCCGGCATGGCCTTTGGCCAGCTGCAAAGTATACAAACTTTAGGCCCTGACCAGTTGTTGCACTACCGGCGTTAG